In a genomic window of Mesoplasma tabanidae:
- a CDS encoding ABC transporter permease — protein sequence MNKFRNNFLFFKQSLKSIFKFKIQFLSILLLSFMSVLVLTSSLTIRDRLNDTYNSVVGNVEKFDYQLSDQLSFMKGQPSTNKVSKELMLSFLPKDSRTVIDSNETININFNSIYGRTFITEAFEKDNRMLNTFISNTFNEDDSSNWNAFTSTAFFWTTRMLMLESFYTDLDLYYNHDDSNVNYLKNVPIISYIDEIDDKSFIENDLNNIKSNLSKIKFDEKINENNEKFELNDLNNSRNQINDVINIQNKDIYLYASNAFSSLFAFIREFLNDSNWKFDRAFRGKTLFQFITGQDLTKWSQKTENSNWIVNEKNKLDDVIEIGKIKDKNYIYVNSSTSKNDVYQEIKKNGLKGKSTPIVAFIDENNRITKASIENINLNPLSMNSNSLNDDWSGKFSAINNSNMSDQFFASLFSERNIEWVTWKQNNYSAFEVDSPWTNNMINNYRTFLKIAAAYSNFEIEFRKEFSIFDNLNQIQYKAVVLDEYNKTNLKILNENQGGRLPLNKGEILISEQYAKAHNIKNNSEIKLGPQVLTVVGIATDTFSYYPIVDENVPVPQYKNSAIIYASEATFFPIVENSQSSSREQIVNTTINYFLWSKDKQVEKNIENFTSFTPFSKNIKTFNESAYKMNWTLQPSIVSGLLIIMISISIIVGITSLLGVIIYIKKMVKSNIKQIAILKALGVNSLPIACSYAVIGLIITLLIIPAAWITGTFIQLVFIKMFVPYFSIQLSQISISLSSLLIGVFLFGFAIIILSVIFAYIETREDVTLMLNKVGKIKQEALLINWINRVFANSKFTLRFSLIVSASAIKNTTTTVFVIFMSSFLVFFGLSIPALVETTKNGYYNHLNYSNQHRFEDNVYNAPLSKSTISYTEDLSKIDLNFKSSPLMQYYANPTYSYDSSFDVSPLSKYIYSKNQNGTSSITNTFKYIVNDSSNAATSLNNDQLNPNSTGLFQLVTEQFGNNFANGIGSQFSVGMIDQALNVIMNSYYDATAYGTNAYSRINSDIENYNKFNIITKNLTDAIPMILGAILGGGAGESSGNWKEDILSIILKNVPPYVERYLQSPSRKEQYGFGYNVKKVTKNEDSLATNISVKTNEFDNISLTGINANQKAFDLNNSKIFLSEKTASEIELLVNNQWDMSKSIFENNFVYYNANTKTLTIPIMPNSQAKNKYDLSLNKGLENQKVVANQLKFKSKNDNEFLTLPKQAWVYNDSDFLNSDYYNKNLSIKDLDLDIHNFRTGALKDTTYLDPANLDNNKFTYKIQYSEENSNVILDNSAYMFNDFAIDDKQKGISYVRPYYQYENIELFIPENLISKDTNWANESTKTPDKSKYFKENIEATEIPESVKNAWESMYSDAQGSKYIKIKPYSLSYKRTDYKNKGLGNIIEKESNYVWYASAMRDNLLKQEKDTIKYLNSNLKIDYKVVDILNSYNASMILMDQKIANIISNYSLVKKQDVKNNVFEDDPKVKAGHTITDNNGNKIVSEFDRYELHNDNDDIYLNDWTKMLSNGEKSINYSQYMWSNMKYSNVEESIDLTTGIWQGTSENNGLLMIGQSPIGNISDSYVKTGIISSKLLSTEKELIKQITGLAIILGAFFIIIVIITASLLIMLIGDIYIASLQRFMILMKSFGYSNWKTQKYSFGVVSVLSILAWLFSTLLAAGAMSSVSLILAWYGLAIPMAITWWPFIVSAIIIGLSFFGSLSVITRKVRKGDPAGLLNETHE from the coding sequence ATGAATAAATTTAGAAATAATTTTTTATTTTTTAAGCAAAGCTTAAAATCAATCTTCAAGTTTAAGATTCAGTTCTTAAGTATTTTATTATTGTCGTTTATGTCAGTGTTAGTTTTAACTAGTTCTTTAACAATTAGAGACAGACTTAATGATACATATAATTCAGTAGTTGGAAATGTTGAAAAATTTGACTATCAGCTTTCAGATCAGCTTTCTTTTATGAAAGGACAACCATCAACAAATAAAGTTTCAAAAGAGTTAATGTTAAGTTTTTTGCCAAAAGATTCAAGAACTGTAATTGATTCGAATGAAACTATCAATATAAATTTTAATTCCATTTATGGGAGAACGTTTATTACAGAAGCCTTTGAAAAAGATAACAGAATGTTAAATACGTTTATTTCAAATACTTTTAATGAGGATGATTCTAGTAACTGAAATGCTTTTACTTCTACAGCATTTTTCTGAACTACAAGAATGTTAATGTTAGAAAGTTTTTATACTGACTTAGATCTTTACTATAATCATGATGATTCAAATGTTAATTATTTAAAAAATGTCCCAATCATTAGCTATATTGATGAAATTGATGATAAATCTTTTATTGAAAATGATCTTAATAACATTAAAAGTAATCTTTCTAAAATAAAATTTGATGAAAAAATTAATGAAAATAATGAAAAATTTGAATTAAATGATTTAAATAATAGTAGAAATCAAATTAACGATGTTATTAATATTCAAAATAAAGATATCTATTTATACGCTTCAAATGCTTTTTCAAGTTTATTTGCTTTTATAAGAGAATTTTTGAATGATTCTAATTGAAAATTTGATAGAGCTTTTAGAGGAAAAACTTTATTTCAATTTATTACAGGTCAGGATTTAACAAAATGGAGTCAGAAAACTGAAAATTCAAATTGAATAGTCAATGAAAAAAACAAACTTGATGATGTTATTGAAATTGGTAAAATTAAAGATAAAAATTATATATATGTTAACTCTTCTACTTCGAAAAATGATGTTTATCAAGAAATCAAAAAAAATGGTTTGAAAGGTAAATCTACACCTATTGTTGCTTTTATAGACGAAAATAATAGAATAACAAAAGCATCTATTGAAAATATTAATTTAAATCCATTAAGTATGAATTCAAATAGCTTGAATGATGATTGGAGTGGTAAATTTAGTGCAATAAATAATTCCAATATGTCTGATCAATTTTTTGCAAGTTTATTTTCAGAAAGAAACATTGAATGAGTAACTTGAAAGCAAAATAATTATTCAGCTTTTGAAGTTGACAGCCCATGAACAAATAATATGATAAATAATTATAGAACATTTTTAAAAATTGCAGCAGCGTATTCGAATTTTGAAATAGAATTTAGAAAAGAATTCAGTATCTTTGATAATTTAAACCAAATACAATATAAAGCTGTAGTTTTAGATGAATATAATAAAACTAATCTGAAAATTCTTAATGAAAATCAAGGTGGAAGGTTGCCTTTAAATAAGGGTGAAATTTTAATATCAGAACAATATGCAAAAGCGCATAATATTAAAAATAATTCAGAAATAAAGTTAGGTCCACAAGTTTTAACTGTTGTTGGTATAGCAACTGATACATTCTCTTACTATCCTATAGTTGATGAAAACGTTCCAGTTCCTCAATATAAAAACTCAGCTATTATATATGCCAGCGAAGCAACTTTTTTTCCAATAGTTGAAAATTCACAATCATCGTCAAGAGAACAAATAGTAAATACAACAATTAATTATTTTTTATGGTCTAAGGATAAACAAGTAGAGAAAAATATTGAAAATTTCACTTCTTTCACTCCATTTTCAAAAAACATTAAAACTTTTAATGAATCAGCTTATAAAATGAATTGAACTCTTCAACCATCAATAGTTTCTGGTTTACTGATCATAATGATATCAATTTCTATTATTGTTGGGATTACCTCATTATTAGGTGTTATTATTTATATTAAAAAAATGGTTAAATCAAATATAAAACAAATTGCTATTTTAAAAGCGCTGGGTGTTAATTCATTACCAATTGCTTGCTCATATGCTGTTATTGGTTTAATAATTACATTATTGATAATACCTGCTGCATGAATTACTGGAACATTTATACAATTAGTTTTCATAAAAATGTTTGTACCCTATTTCAGTATTCAATTATCACAAATTTCAATATCATTATCATCACTATTAATAGGAGTATTTCTATTTGGCTTTGCAATAATTATACTTTCAGTTATTTTTGCATATATTGAAACAAGAGAAGATGTAACACTAATGTTAAACAAGGTTGGAAAAATTAAGCAAGAAGCATTATTAATAAATTGAATAAATAGAGTTTTTGCAAACTCTAAATTTACTTTAAGATTTAGTTTAATTGTAAGTGCATCTGCAATTAAAAACACTACAACAACAGTTTTTGTTATTTTTATGTCATCATTTTTAGTTTTCTTTGGTTTATCAATTCCGGCTTTAGTTGAAACAACTAAAAATGGTTACTATAACCATTTAAACTATAGTAACCAACATAGATTTGAAGATAATGTATATAATGCTCCATTATCAAAATCAACAATTAGTTATACAGAAGATTTATCAAAAATTGATTTAAATTTTAAATCTTCACCACTAATGCAATATTATGCAAATCCAACATATAGTTATGATTCATCATTTGATGTTTCACCATTATCAAAATACATTTATTCTAAAAATCAAAATGGTACAAGTAGCATAACAAATACTTTTAAATATATAGTTAATGATTCAAGCAACGCTGCAACAAGTTTAAACAATGATCAACTAAATCCTAATAGTACAGGATTGTTTCAATTAGTTACAGAACAATTTGGTAATAACTTTGCCAATGGTATAGGTTCACAATTTAGTGTTGGTATGATTGATCAGGCACTAAATGTTATTATGAATTCATATTATGATGCTACTGCATATGGAACAAATGCTTATTCAAGAATAAATAGTGACATTGAAAACTATAATAAGTTTAATATCATAACAAAAAACTTAACTGATGCAATTCCAATGATCCTTGGAGCTATTTTAGGTGGTGGAGCTGGTGAATCATCTGGTAATTGAAAAGAAGACATTTTATCAATTATTTTAAAAAATGTTCCTCCATATGTTGAAAGATATTTGCAAAGTCCTTCACGTAAGGAACAATATGGTTTTGGATATAATGTTAAAAAAGTTACAAAAAATGAAGATTCTTTAGCAACAAATATTAGTGTTAAAACGAATGAATTTGATAATATTTCTTTAACAGGAATAAATGCTAATCAAAAAGCCTTTGATTTGAATAATAGCAAAATATTTTTAAGTGAAAAAACTGCTAGTGAAATTGAATTGCTTGTAAATAACCAATGAGATATGTCAAAATCAATTTTTGAAAATAATTTTGTTTACTATAATGCAAATACAAAAACACTAACAATTCCTATAATGCCTAATAGTCAAGCAAAAAATAAATATGACTTATCACTTAATAAAGGTTTAGAAAATCAAAAAGTTGTTGCTAACCAACTTAAATTCAAAAGTAAAAATGACAATGAATTTTTAACTTTACCAAAACAAGCGTGAGTATATAATGACTCAGACTTTTTAAACTCAGATTACTATAATAAAAATCTAAGTATTAAAGATTTAGACTTGGATATTCACAATTTTAGAACAGGTGCTTTGAAGGATACAACTTATTTAGACCCTGCAAATCTTGACAATAATAAATTTACATACAAAATTCAATATTCTGAAGAAAACTCAAATGTGATATTAGATAATAGTGCATACATGTTTAATGATTTTGCAATTGATGATAAGCAAAAGGGAATTAGTTATGTTAGACCATATTATCAATATGAAAATATTGAATTGTTTATTCCTGAAAATTTAATATCAAAAGACACTAACTGAGCAAATGAATCAACAAAGACACCAGATAAGTCTAAATATTTTAAAGAAAATATTGAAGCAACTGAGATACCAGAAAGCGTTAAAAATGCATGAGAAAGTATGTATTCAGATGCTCAAGGTTCAAAGTATATTAAAATAAAACCATATTCACTAAGTTACAAAAGAACTGATTATAAAAATAAAGGATTAGGAAATATAATTGAAAAAGAGTCTAATTATGTATGATATGCAAGTGCGATGAGAGATAACTTATTAAAGCAAGAAAAAGATACTATTAAATATCTAAATTCAAATTTAAAAATAGATTATAAAGTTGTTGATATTTTAAATTCATATAATGCAAGTATGATTTTAATGGATCAAAAAATTGCTAACATAATTTCTAATTATTCATTAGTTAAAAAACAAGATGTTAAAAACAATGTTTTTGAAGATGATCCAAAAGTTAAAGCTGGTCATACAATAACTGATAATAATGGAAATAAAATAGTAAGTGAATTTGACAGATACGAATTACATAACGATAATGATGATATCTATTTAAACGATTGAACAAAAATGTTATCTAATGGTGAAAAATCAATAAATTATAGTCAGTATATGTGAAGTAATATGAAATATTCAAATGTTGAAGAATCAATTGACTTGACAACAGGTATTTGACAAGGAACTTCAGAAAATAATGGACTACTAATGATAGGCCAATCACCAATTGGTAATATATCTGATAGTTATGTTAAAACAGGCATTATTAGTTCTAAACTACTTTCAACTGAAAAAGAATTGATAAAACAAATTACTGGTTTAGCAATTATTTTAGGAGCATTCTTTATTATAATTGTGATTATTACTGCATCATTATTAATAATGCTTATTGGAGATATTTATATAGCATCATTGCAAAGGTTTATGATATTAATGAAGTCATTTGGATATTCAAACTGAAAAACCCAGAAATATTCATTCGGAGTTGTTAGTGTGTTATCTATTCTGGCTTGACTATTTTCAACATTATTAGCAGCAGGAGCGATGTCTTCAGTTTCATTAATATTAGCTTGATATGGTTTAGCAATTCCAATGGCTATAACTTGATGACCTTTTATTGTATCAGCAATTATAATTGGTTTATCATTTTTTGGAAGTTTATCAGTAATAACAAGAAAAGTAAGAAAAGGTGACCCTGCAGGGTTATTAAATGAAACACACGAATAA
- a CDS encoding ABC transporter permease — MKKTSNWLLFKQGLKGIFKFKIQFIIILILSFLSIFILTTSISLRDRLNNTYNEVVKSVDKFDYEYTDEFFGKTGTTSSNKTSQNLMLMFTPNDSYTTINGSSERFNLTFNKIYNGETFITKAFEDQRMKALFDSTINIDPISAEFSKNLRNIVLDSFYTELVKALNNQDTNSESVQSLMKTPIYEYAKTLNKELIINDYKYISEEAQKWNYDEGKIINNQGFDINKIESKELFTFTYTAFTGLAAYIADLNIFLGEKFNSQSDLKSNKVNPEIYEIITGNQHGNEPISNEYIVDEKNKYTLNFKSGQLNNVINSEARDQESIISAIKKYGLKGITSPIFVMGDSQELSNSNVNISNFSLQSNASNDNWSSRMTMFFTPNMPSWDFDTIFNKSSLDWILNGANYLGDGGENIRIAQTLQFAYETQMKIAAIASNIDYELRKEFSVFDNVSQIEYKAVMLDEMNHSNLKILNPDKGGRLPLNKGEILISEQFARARKIKLFSEIKIGTQNLVITGFATDTFSYYPVVNDDLPIPQPKNGAIVYGTRETLKMIETDSPSGHGETISKTQAKHFIWLNKESDLNRFEKLFKPSQKRVAFEQSPYRFSWILQPQVVLAYSLFTIILSLIIGIVALAGLIISLKKSIKANTKQIGILKALGVEPKNIAISYIAQAVFIALFIIPISWGIGLLVQSGFVHLFIPYFSIQLYQIQVSILPLILGFAFFGVLSIMISFLTAWRLTNKPVMEILRVEEEKKHSSWLLNKLKNTVFNKSKFTLKFSITLASTNRRNIYLMTVVIFITSFLVSIGFSIPAMVRSGEAAYYRNVDYSNSYSYIEPVSNAPLSKGAISYSKDPSIIDSDYKTKGSFTGYSNASNYFESTYDTSPISKYLYKGMKEDKPIYTNTFKYIVSDSANQQVSTLTDEEAKTGLFQLITEQFGNNFANGIGSQFSIGTIEQVLGLISNSLYDVTSLNPSNGQIKEISLTDAQSKQKYEIITKNLTQAIPMILSSILGNGGSSETNDWKEEILSVISASAPAFVQNYIQDPSRIQQYSFGYGVKKIFKDSETFATNINVSNDKYNVKLTGLEKNQKAFSINEKLSNKLFVDDKTLGKINKVINGEKTEQDIVFNNFKYYDKNTNTLTVPIAPNKQALNKYNLKSDNVISDITTKQNQLLFELNKNGKTSYQVLPKQAWIYNDKDFIESDYYKKSWIPEQQNEIKNKRTGVNIKDTNYLSLYDLDNNKFTYKYLYKDDNTLVNDAYLFNDFAVENEQGSSYVRPYYQYQNIELYLPKNLLNQEQVNGFDKWANWIDGSANKKLEGYYNNEIKNSEVPLETKNAWESMYGDEVKNSGYVKINPYSMEYSLTKEESLNRGLENIIDTTGDSSWYLNSVRSGLLKQENTKVNYVNNDLKINLESVGSLDSYNGSVTLVDQGLANLIANYSISRKYDVNYNFFEPEVAFKAGEKIPSSSGTIISVYDKYYVHNDLEDLFVSNYEKMLNGGYSSLAYTQMMWNNAKYSNIAEPVDLTTGFLQTTIENNGILLLSQKPIGNISQSDLQLQVQNQKLLSTEKDLIAQISQLAISVAMLIIVSVIITSSLLIILIGDIYITHYQRFMILMKSFGYSNWKVQKYSFGTVTILSVIGWILATLLACGVIAIGILMLKLAGFAVPFIISWWPFVASLAVVSISYFGSLILISKKVRNGDPARLLMETNE, encoded by the coding sequence ATGAAAAAAACAAGTAATTGATTGCTTTTCAAGCAAGGTTTAAAAGGTATATTTAAGTTTAAAATTCAATTTATTATTATATTGATTCTTTCTTTCTTATCTATTTTTATTTTGACTACTTCTATTTCATTAAGAGATAGATTAAATAATACATACAATGAAGTTGTTAAAAGTGTTGATAAATTTGATTATGAATATACAGATGAATTTTTTGGTAAAACAGGAACTACTAGTTCAAATAAAACATCTCAGAACTTAATGTTAATGTTTACTCCAAATGATTCATATACAACAATCAATGGTTCTAGTGAAAGATTCAATTTAACATTTAATAAAATTTATAATGGTGAAACTTTTATTACTAAAGCTTTTGAAGACCAAAGAATGAAAGCATTGTTTGATTCAACTATTAATATTGATCCTATTTCAGCTGAGTTCTCAAAAAATCTTAGAAACATCGTTTTAGATAGTTTTTATACAGAATTAGTAAAGGCGTTAAACAATCAAGATACAAATTCTGAGTCAGTTCAAAGTTTAATGAAAACACCAATATATGAGTATGCAAAAACATTAAATAAAGAACTAATTATTAATGATTATAAATATATCAGTGAAGAAGCTCAAAAATGAAACTATGATGAAGGAAAAATAATAAATAATCAAGGTTTTGATATTAACAAAATAGAGAGTAAAGAACTTTTTACTTTTACATACACTGCTTTTACAGGTCTAGCAGCATACATTGCTGATTTAAACATCTTTTTAGGTGAAAAATTTAATTCGCAAAGTGATTTAAAAAGTAATAAAGTTAATCCTGAAATTTATGAAATAATTACTGGTAATCAACATGGTAATGAACCAATAAGTAATGAATACATTGTAGATGAAAAAAATAAATACACTTTGAATTTTAAAAGTGGACAATTAAATAATGTTATTAATTCAGAAGCAAGGGATCAAGAATCAATAATATCAGCTATTAAAAAATATGGTTTAAAAGGTATAACATCACCGATATTTGTAATGGGTGATAGTCAAGAACTATCAAATTCAAATGTTAATATAAGCAATTTTAGTCTTCAATCTAATGCAAGTAATGATAATTGAAGTTCTAGAATGACAATGTTTTTTACACCTAATATGCCTTCATGAGATTTTGATACAATATTTAATAAAAGTTCTTTAGATTGAATTTTAAATGGTGCTAACTATTTAGGCGATGGTGGAGAAAATATAAGAATTGCTCAAACATTACAATTTGCATATGAAACACAAATGAAAATTGCTGCTATTGCTTCTAATATCGATTATGAATTAAGAAAAGAATTTTCAGTTTTTGATAATGTTTCACAAATTGAGTATAAAGCTGTTATGTTAGATGAAATGAATCATTCTAACTTAAAGATTTTAAATCCTGATAAAGGTGGAAGATTGCCTTTAAATAAAGGAGAGATTTTAATTTCAGAACAATTTGCTAGAGCAAGAAAAATAAAATTATTTTCAGAAATTAAAATTGGTACTCAAAACTTAGTTATTACTGGTTTTGCTACAGATACATTTTCATATTACCCGGTTGTAAATGATGATTTACCAATCCCTCAACCAAAAAATGGTGCAATAGTTTATGGAACAAGAGAAACTCTTAAAATGATCGAAACAGACTCACCATCAGGGCATGGAGAAACTATTTCTAAAACACAAGCTAAACATTTTATATGATTAAATAAAGAATCAGATTTAAATAGATTTGAAAAATTATTTAAACCTTCACAAAAACGTGTAGCTTTTGAACAATCACCATATAGATTCTCATGAATTTTACAGCCACAAGTTGTATTAGCCTATAGTCTTTTCACTATAATTCTTTCACTAATAATTGGAATAGTAGCATTAGCAGGTTTGATAATTTCATTAAAAAAATCAATAAAAGCGAATACAAAACAAATTGGTATATTAAAAGCTTTAGGTGTTGAACCTAAAAACATTGCTATTTCATATATAGCTCAAGCAGTTTTTATAGCTTTATTTATTATACCAATCAGTTGAGGAATAGGGCTTTTAGTTCAATCTGGTTTTGTTCATTTATTTATTCCTTATTTTAGTATTCAGTTATATCAAATTCAAGTTTCTATTTTACCTTTAATTTTAGGGTTTGCATTCTTTGGTGTTCTTTCAATTATGATTTCTTTCTTAACTGCTTGAAGATTAACCAATAAGCCTGTAATGGAAATATTAAGAGTTGAAGAAGAGAAAAAACATAGTTCATGATTATTAAATAAATTAAAAAATACAGTCTTTAATAAATCTAAATTCACTTTAAAATTTAGTATAACTTTAGCATCAACAAATAGAAGAAACATTTATTTAATGACTGTTGTTATTTTTATAACTTCCTTCTTAGTTTCAATTGGTTTTTCAATTCCAGCAATGGTTAGAAGCGGTGAAGCTGCATATTATAGAAATGTTGATTATTCTAACAGTTATAGTTATATTGAACCAGTTTCAAATGCACCTTTATCAAAAGGAGCTATATCTTATTCAAAAGACCCAAGCATAATTGATAGTGACTATAAAACAAAAGGAAGTTTTACAGGATATTCAAATGCATCAAACTATTTTGAGTCAACTTACGATACATCACCAATTTCTAAATATTTATATAAAGGAATGAAAGAAGATAAACCAATATATACAAATACATTTAAATATATAGTCTCTGATTCTGCGAATCAGCAAGTTTCAACTTTAACTGATGAAGAAGCAAAAACAGGTTTATTCCAATTAATTACTGAACAGTTTGGTAATAACTTTGCTAATGGAATTGGATCACAATTTTCAATTGGTACTATCGAACAAGTTTTAGGACTAATTTCTAATTCATTGTATGATGTAACAAGTTTAAATCCATCAAATGGCCAAATAAAAGAAATATCATTAACAGATGCTCAGTCAAAGCAAAAATATGAAATTATTACTAAAAACTTAACTCAAGCAATTCCAATGATATTATCAAGTATTTTAGGAAATGGTGGTTCATCTGAAACTAATGACTGAAAAGAAGAAATTTTATCAGTTATATCAGCATCTGCTCCTGCATTTGTTCAAAATTATATTCAAGACCCTTCAAGAATTCAACAGTATTCATTTGGATATGGAGTTAAGAAAATATTTAAAGATAGTGAAACTTTTGCAACAAATATAAATGTTTCAAACGACAAATATAACGTGAAACTAACAGGTTTAGAGAAAAACCAGAAAGCATTCTCAATTAATGAAAAATTATCGAATAAATTATTTGTTGATGACAAAACTTTGGGGAAAATTAATAAAGTAATTAATGGTGAGAAAACTGAACAAGATATTGTATTTAATAATTTTAAATATTATGACAAAAACACAAACACACTAACTGTTCCAATAGCACCAAATAAACAAGCATTAAATAAATATAATTTAAAATCTGACAATGTAATATCTGATATTACAACAAAACAAAATCAACTGTTATTTGAACTTAATAAGAATGGTAAAACATCTTATCAAGTTTTACCAAAACAAGCTTGAATATATAATGACAAAGATTTTATTGAGTCAGATTATTATAAAAAATCTTGAATTCCTGAACAACAAAATGAAATTAAAAATAAAAGAACAGGTGTTAACATTAAAGACACAAATTACTTAAGTCTTTATGACTTGGATAATAATAAATTCACTTACAAATATCTTTACAAAGACGATAATACATTAGTTAATGATGCTTACTTATTTAATGATTTTGCTGTTGAAAATGAACAAGGTTCATCTTATGTTAGACCATATTATCAATATCAAAATATTGAACTATACTTACCAAAAAACTTATTAAATCAAGAACAAGTAAATGGTTTTGACAAGTGAGCAAACTGAATAGATGGTTCAGCGAATAAGAAACTTGAAGGATACTATAATAATGAAATTAAGAATTCTGAAGTTCCTTTGGAAACTAAAAATGCTTGAGAATCTATGTATGGTGATGAAGTTAAAAATAGTGGTTATGTGAAAATAAATCCATATTCAATGGAATACAGTTTAACAAAAGAAGAATCATTAAATAGAGGATTGGAAAATATTATTGATACTACTGGTGATAGTTCATGATATTTAAATTCAGTTAGATCAGGACTTCTTAAACAAGAAAATACAAAAGTAAATTATGTTAATAATGATTTAAAAATTAACTTAGAATCAGTTGGAAGTTTAGATTCATATAATGGAAGTGTTACGCTTGTTGATCAAGGATTGGCTAACTTAATTGCAAATTATTCAATTTCTAGAAAATATGATGTTAATTATAATTTCTTTGAACCAGAAGTAGCATTTAAAGCTGGAGAAAAAATACCTAGTTCATCAGGCACAATTATTTCTGTGTATGATAAATATTATGTTCATAATGACTTAGAAGATTTATTTGTTTCAAACTATGAAAAAATGTTAAATGGTGGTTATAGCTCATTAGCATACACTCAAATGATGTGAAACAATGCAAAATACTCTAATATAGCAGAACCAGTAGATTTAACAACTGGATTCTTACAAACAACAATTGAAAATAATGGTATTTTACTTCTTTCACAAAAACCAATAGGTAATATTTCTCAATCAGACTTACAACTACAAGTTCAAAATCAAAAATTATTAAGTACTGAAAAAGATCTGATTGCTCAAATTTCGCAATTAGCAATCTCTGTAGCAATGTTAATCATTGTAAGTGTTATTATAACTTCGTCTTTATTAATTATATTAATAGGTGATATATATATAACACATTATCAAAGATTTATGATTTTGATGAAATCATTTGGTTATTCAAATTGAAAAGTTCAAAAATATTCATTTGGTACAGTAACCATACTTTCTGTAATTGGTTGAATTTTAGCAACATTACTAGCTTGTGGAGTAATAGCCATTGGTATATTAATGCTGAAATTGGCTGGATTTGCAGTACCGTTTATTATTTCTTGATGACCATTTGTAGCTAGTTTAGCTGTTGTATCTATTTCATATTTTGGAAGTTTAATCTTAATTTCTAAAAAAGTTAGAAATGGTGATCCTGCTCGACTATTAATGGAAACTAACGAATAA
- a CDS encoding DJ-1 family glyoxalase III codes for MKKVAIILHKNFEESEAIVTIDILRRSNIEVDIYNIDNSDFQEGSHNIIVKTDFKMKNLKVNEYDGIIIPGGPGVNDLFDDQELLNLIKEFNKEQKMVSAICAAPQILGQAGIINDVKIVKFPSSNKYLEKAIIREESSLIDGNIITGTSIGTVVPFALNIIEYLQGKEQKEKIKQQLVII; via the coding sequence ATGAAAAAAGTAGCAATAATTTTGCATAAGAATTTTGAAGAATCAGAGGCTATAGTAACAATTGATATTTTGAGAAGATCAAATATTGAAGTTGATATTTATAATATTGATAACTCTGATTTTCAGGAAGGTTCTCATAATATAATTGTTAAAACAGATTTTAAAATGAAAAATTTAAAAGTTAATGAGTATGATGGAATAATTATTCCAGGTGGACCAGGAGTTAATGATTTATTTGACGACCAAGAATTATTAAATTTAATAAAAGAATTTAATAAAGAACAAAAAATGGTAAGCGCAATTTGTGCTGCTCCACAAATCTTAGGACAAGCTGGTATTATTAATGATGTAAAAATTGTAAAATTTCCTTCATCAAATAAATACTTAGAAAAAGCTATTATTAGAGAAGAAAGCAGTTTAATTGATGGGAATATAATAACTGGGACTAGCATTGGTACAGTTGTTCCGTTTGCTTTAAATATTATTGAATACCTTCAAGGCAAAGAACAAAAAGAAAAAATTAAACAACAACTTGTAATAATTTAA